One window from the genome of Cucumis melo cultivar AY chromosome 12, USDA_Cmelo_AY_1.0, whole genome shotgun sequence encodes:
- the LOC103502628 gene encoding pentatricopeptide repeat-containing protein At2g13600-like, translated as MCSLGAKLTTYSLCSALSSCAKTHNLFSGLQIHAQIVKIGFEENLFLNSSLVDLYSKCNAIVNAKRVFSRMKTHDQVSWTSIISGLSQNGCGSEAILMFKKMLVTQVRPNCFTYATVISSCPTLKNELQIHLATLLHAHVIKFGFTFSSFVISSTIDCYSKLGRIQEAALLFSETSVKDNIIFNSMISGYSQNLYGEEALKLFVEMRASNLSPTDHTLTSVLNACGCLTVLEQGRQVHSLLTKMGSENNVFVVCSLLDMYSKCGSIDEAFSLFNQTVQKNSVLSTSMIMAFAQCGRGLEALKLFEGLLDEAVEYFNKMRCEYQLDPQIDHYACLIDLYARNGNVEKAKQMMEQMPYESNYVMWCSLLGACKVHAEVELGREVAYRLIEMDPSNAAPYLTLAHIYARAGLWTQVGEIRKEMQQKRVRKSAGWSWIEIDKKTHVFSVGDAAHPKSCEIYSKLDQLNLDMKAAEQSPKALEYDVECQCQ; from the exons ATGTGCAGCTTAGGAGCAAAATTGACAACGTATTCTCTATGCTCTGCTCTTAGTTCTTGTGCTAAAACACATAATCTGTTCTCGGGTTTGCAAATTCATGCTCAAATCGTCAAAATCGGATTTGAAGAGAACTTATTTTTGAACAGTTCACTTGTTGATTTATACTCCAAATGTAACGCCATTGTGAATGCCAAAAGGGTTTTCTCTCGTATGAAGACTCATGACCAAGTATCTTGGACTTCTATCATATCAGGGCTTTCTCAAAATGGGTGTGGTAGTGAAGCCATCCTGATGTTCAAGAAGATGTTGGTAACTCAGGTTAGACCCAACTGTTTTACTTATGCCACTGTTATTAGTTCATGCCCAACTTTGAAGAATGAACTTCAGATTCATCTTGCAACTTTGCTTCATGCCCATGTTATCAAATTTGGTTTTACTTTTAGCAGTTTTGTAATTAGCTCTACTATTGATTGTTACTCTAAACTAGGAAGAATACAAGAAGCTGCTCTGCTCTTTTCCGAGACTAGTGTGAAGGATAATATCATATTTAATTCAATGATATCAGGGTATTCTCAAAACTTGTATGGGGAAGAGGCGTTAAAACTGTTTGTAGAAATGAGAGCTAGTAATTTGAGCCCAACTGATCATACATTAACTAGTGTTTTAAATGCTTGTGGGTGTCTAACAGTACTTGAACAAGGAAGGCAAGTCCACTCTCTTCTTACAAAAATGGGATCAGAAAATAATGTGTTTGTAGTCTGTTCTTTACTAGATATGTACTCAAAGTGTGGCAGCATCGACGAGGCATTTTCATTATTCAATCAGACAGTACAAAAAAACAGTGTGTTGTCGACATCGATGATTATGGCTTTTGCTCAATGTGGTAGAGGCTTAGAAGCATTAAAGCTCTTCGAGG GATTACTAGATGAGGCAGTTGAATATTTCAATAAAATGAGGTGTGAATACCAATTAGATCCTCAAATTGATCATTATGCTTGTTTGATTGATCTCTATGCCAGAAATGGGAATGTAGAGAAGGCCAAGCAAATGATGGAGCAAATGCCTTACGAATCTAATTACGTAATGTGGTGTTCCCTCTTAGGTGCTTGTAAAGTTCATGCAGAGGTTGAGCTTGGGAGGGAGGTGGCGTATCGACTAATTGAGATGGATCCAAGTAATGCTGCACCATATTTAACGCTTGCTCATATCTATGCAAGAGCTGGTTTATGGACACAGGTGGGTGAGATTAGAAAAGAGATGCAACAAAAAAGGGTAAGGAAAAGTGCAGGGTGGAGTTGGATTGAGATAGATAAGAAAACTCATGTATTCTCAGTTGGTGATGCTGCTCATCCTAAATCATGTGAGATTTATTCAAAACTTGATCAACTGAATTTGGATATGAAAGCAGCTGAACAATCACCAAAAGCACTTGAATATGATGTTGAGTGTCAATGTCAGTGA
- the LOC103501616 gene encoding tetraspanin-3-like yields the protein MRASNHLIGLLNFITFLLSLPIIGGGVWLSSRANTTDCLKFLQWPLIGIGVAIMVVSLAGFGGACYRNTFLMWFYLFVMFFVIGALVGFIIFAYAVTEKGSGRPLPNRNYFDYYLQDYSGWLRDRVADDTYWGKISSCVRDSQACRKIGRTISGVPETVDMFYLRHLTPVESGCCKPPTVCGYVYVNETMWDFGGGLVGAEPDCGRWSNDQDQLCYACDSCKAGVLASLKKSWRKVSVINIIVLIILVISYVIGYAAFRNNRRIDNDEPASTARMTKSKPSWFNI from the exons ATGAGAGCCAGCAACCACTTAATCGGCCTTCTAAACTTCATAACCTTCCTCCTTTCCCTCCCCATCATCGGCGGCGGCGTATGGCTGAGCAGCCGTGCCAACACCACCGATTGTCTCAAGTTCCTCCAATGGCCCCTCATCGGCATCGGCGTCGCCATCATGGTCGTCTCTCTCGCTGGTTTTGGTGGCGCCTGCTATCGCAACACCTTCCTCATGTGGTTCTACCTCTTTGTCATGTTCTTCGTCATCGGCGCCCTCGTAGGCTTCATCATTTTTGCTTACGCCGTCACTGAGAAAGGCTCCGGTCGCCCTCTCCCTAACCGTAACTACTTTGACTATTACTTGCAAGACTATTCGGGTTGGCTTAGGGACCGCGTGGCCGATGATACTTACTGGGGTAAGATAAGTTCATGTGTTAGAGACTCGCAAGCTTGCCGGAAAATTGGTAGAACCATCTCGGGCGTGCCGGAGACCGTCGATATGTTTTACCTTAGACATCTCACTCCTGTTGAG TCTGGTTGTTGCAAGCCTCCCACAGTATGTGGATATGTATATGTGAATGAGACAATGTGGGATTTTGGAGGAGGACTTGTTGGGGCTGAGCCTGATTGTGGAAGATGGAGCAATGACCAAGACCAACTTTGCTATGCTTGCGACTCTTGCAAGGCTGGGGTTCTAGCCAGTCTCAAGAAGAGTTGGAGAAAGGTTTCGGTCATTAACATCATCGTCTTGATTATTCTTGTTATCTCTTACGTCATTGGTTATGCTGCCTTTCGAAACAATCGTCGTATTGACAATGATGAACCTGCTAGCACTGCTCgtatgaccaaatctaaacccAGTTGGTTTAACATTTGA